One segment of Panicum virgatum strain AP13 chromosome 3K, P.virgatum_v5, whole genome shotgun sequence DNA contains the following:
- the LOC120698414 gene encoding E3 ubiquitin-protein ligase UPL4-like: protein MDRCRKRDDSDPEGPGEPEPPADKRPCTAEPSTSAAAAAAGAPPPPGGARPAEQGGSDMDTSLSGHAGDADGDADDGDGDGDGDRDGDADGGSSCESDGDGSPRPRGARAVKFNQTVEAVAAEGAGQDALVAALTELCEALSFCAEDAGGYFPTEAAARALVRRAGGGDGAGATPDVILLSVRAITYLCDAMPRAADAVVRHGLLPVLCSRLLSIEYLDVAEQCLQAFEKISRRQPAQCLQAGMITAVLAYVDFFTASIQRVAVSAVANACKKVPADCSHFVVDSVPTLCNLLQSEDKMVVEKVAACLISIVDSFSSSVDLLDQLCHQGIIEKVLPLIHTGGLTALSPSTCSNLIGLLAKLACSSLVAVKSLFELNVGSTIKGILVTSDLSHGMPYLPLEKQNNQVSEALKLANQLIPSAARGVEDTQIILAKEKIIMDEPRFLCQFSRDILPVLIKAVNSGANSYICYGCASIVNNICYFSKPEMLQDLLKETNIASFLAGLLSRKDHHVLTSSLKIIEILMQKLPDAYLGFFIKEGVVYAVEALLTQEDSSRSTHLLDDIQQSEPQPVIRNKCTCFCYAFDAHRSEAAETRTCMIGNGSLFTFARHVKTTYFTKEVVSSEKGLTEIVQKLKTCCAVLNETTDKSSERENLQNEEYLSTILSEVMMELRGGETMTTFEFLESGLVKSLSNYLSNGKYVQAEENMNCSSDHFLAVVKRFQSFARMSFSRMGQSWSDMLLTLLVRKLQNALTSLDNFPVIMSHNFKPRSNISDIPMRHSTIIPCIRVRFKKDEDETNLSSYDSVVNVEISSSLHTIEEFLWPKVSTDMNSQKAESPPSGPALESYVSDGSLERDSTPQSSPPSEGLICENQNASVEPCPKQGSSSSGQAERNTIIVSDNALQPKLVFSLKGKELDRSVTLYQSILQDQINAGSDIILDMQFWRSVHDITFRIAANPETDRRAPNPEADSPGDSSTAISSKNDSTAGFKWQMLPFFSSMLLGKLPCKLDRSSPLYDILFMLHILEGLNRYSFHLVSDERNHSFAQGTITNLDDLKAVVFSIPQQEFVSAKLTDKLEQQMHDPLVSMSCCLPLWCTELMYACPFLFSFEARWKYFQLAAFGSLKNHHGHIVDAIVNSVTERGSPHSRKKFKVDRDDILVSAAKMMKSYAKSNALLEVEYKEEVGTGLGPTMEFYTLISHEFQKSGLGMWRGDLPCEAGTDDAHISRFVVAPNGLFPRPWSASADCASFQVVSKHFHLLGQVVAKAIKDGRILDIPFSKAFYKLTLGQELNIYDIQSFDSELAISLMEFQAIACRRKYAESNLTRDCQIMSDLTYRGCRIEDLAIDFALPGYPDYMLSGSSSGSLNVENLEEYVHHVVEATVKSGIAKQMEAFKSGFNEVFPLNKLQVFSEDELERLLCGEQDTWDFGKLVDHIKFDHGYTSSSPPVINLLEIIQEFGSHQRRAFLQFITGSPRLPPGGLAALNPKFTVVRKHNSNDADSDLPSVMTCANYLKLPPYSSKEKMREKLIYAITEGQGSFHLS from the exons ATGGATCGCTGCCGTAAGCGGGACGACTCCGACCCCGAGGGCCCCGGGGAGCCCGAGCCCCCCGCCGATAAGCGCCCGTGCACGGCGGAACCCTCGacctccgcggccgcggccgccgcgggggctcctccgccgccgggcgggGCGCGCCccgcggagcagggcggctcgGATATGGACACCTCGTTGTCCGGCCACGCCGGCGACGCTGATGGCGACGCGGATGACGGGGATGGGGACGGCGATGGAGATAGGGATGGGGACGCGGACGGCGGGTCGTCGTGCGAGTCGGATGGGGACGGGAGCCCGAGGCCGCGCGGCGCCCGGGCCGTGAAGTTCAATCAGAcggtggaggcggtggcggcggagggcgcggggcAGGACGCGCTTGTGGCGGCGCTGACGGAGCTCTGCGAGGCGCTCTCCTTCTGCGCCGAGGACGCGGGGGGATACTTCCCCACggaggcggccgcgcgggcgctcgtgcggcgggccggcggcggcgacggcgcgggggCCACCCCCGACGTGATTCTGCTCTCCGTGCGCGCCATCACGTACCTCTGCGACGCCATGCCGCgggccgccgacgccgtcgtCCGCCACGGCCTCCTCCCCGTGCTCTGCTCTCGGCTCCTCTCCATCGAGTACCTCGATGTTGCTGAGCAG TGCCTGCAAGCATTTGAGAAGATATCACGGAGGCAACCGGCCCAGTGCTTGCAGGCAGGCATGATTACTGCTGTGCTGGCATACGTTGACTTCTTCACTGCAAGTATTCAG AGGGTTGCTGTGTCAGCTGTCGCAAATGCCTGCAAAAAGGTCCCTGCAGATTGCTCCCATTTTGTTGTGGATTCGGTCCCAACGCTGTGTAATCTTCTGCAATCTGAGGACAAGATG GTAGTGGAGAAGGTTGCAGCTTGCTTGATAAGCATCGTGGACTCTTTTAGCAGTTCAGTTGATCTTCTCGACCAGCTCTGTCACCAGGGCATCATAGAGAAGGTCCTGCCTTTGATCCATACTGGTGGACTCACGGCCCTTAGTCCATCGACTTGCAGC AACCTGATTGGGCTTCTTGCTAAGCTAGCCTGTTCGTCACTTGTGGCAGTAAAGTCTCTCTTTGAGCTGAATGTTGGTAGTACAATAAAGGGTATTTTGGTCACCTCAGACCTGTCCCATGGCATGCCATACTTGCCTTTGGAAAAACAGAACAATCAG GTTAGTGAAGCTCTGAAACTAGCAAACCAGTTGATTCCTTCTGCAGCAAGAGGCGTTGAAGACACCCAGATCATACTCGCAAAAGAAAAGATAATTATGGATGAACCAAGGTTTCTGTGTCAGTTCTCTAGGGATATTCTTCCTGTCTTGATAAAG GCGGTGAACTCTGGTGCCAATTCGTACATTTGCTATGGCTGTGCTTCAATAGTTAACAACATTTGTTACTTCAGTAAACCAGAAATGCTTCAAGACTTGCTGAAAGAAACAAACATCGCAAG CTTCTTGGCTGGTTTATTGTCTAGAAAGGATCATCATGTGCTGACCTCATCACTAAAGATAATCGAGATTCTCATGCAAAAGCTTCCTGATGCTTACCTGGGATTCTTTATCAAGGAAGGTGTAGTCTATGCAGTTGAGGCTCTTCTTACACAAGAGGATTCCTCAAGATCCACTCATTTGCTTGATGACATACAACAATCAGAGCCTCAACCTGTTATAAGAAATAAATGTACATGTTTCTGCTATGCATTTGATGCCCACAGATCTGAAGCCGCTGAAACAAGGACTTGTATGATTGGGAATGGGAGTCTTTTTACCTTCGCAAGACATGTTAAGACAACCTACTTTACTAAGGAAGTAGTGAGTTCTGAGAAGGGGTTAACTGAGATTGTGCAGAAACTCAAAACTTGCTGCGCAGTTTTGAATGAGACCACAGACAAGTCATCAGAACGAGAAAATCTTCAAAATGAAGAATACTTATCTACCATTTTAAGTGAGGTGATGATGGAACTTCGTGGGGGAGAAACAATGACAACCTTTGAATTCCTTGAGAGTGGACTGGTCAAATCTTTATCAAATTACCTCTCAAATGGCAAGTACGTCCAGGCAGAGGAAAATATGAATTGCAGCTCTGACCATTTCTTGGCTGTGGTGAAAAGATTTCAGTCTTTCGCTCGAATGTCATTCTCAAGAATGGGCCAAAGTTGGAGTGATATGCTCTTGACACTGTTAGTAAGGAAGCTCCAGAATGCTCTTACTTCTCTTGACAACTTTCCAGTGATAATGAGCCACAATTTCAAGCCAAGGAGCAATATTTCTGATATCCCTATGAGACACTCAACAATTATTCCATGTATCCGAGTACGATTCAAGAAAGACGAAGATGAAACTAACTTGTCAAGCTATGATAGCGTTGTGAATGTGGAAATATCATCTTCCTTGCATACTATTGAAGAATTTTTATGGCCCAAAGTTAGTACAGATATGAACAGTCAGAAGGCTGAATCACCGCCTAGTGGCCCTGCTTTGGAAAGCTATGTTAGCGATGGCTCTCTGGAACGAGATTCCACACCGCAATCATCTCCTCCATCTGAG GGACTGATTTGCGAAAATCAAAATGCATCTGTAGAACCATGCCCAAAGCAAGGAAGTTCATCTTCTG GTCAAGCAGAAAGAAACACAATAATCGTGAGCGATAATGCTTTACAACCGAAATTGGTATTTAGCTTAAAAGGGAAAGAGCTTGACCGATCTGTTACTCTGTATCAATCAATCCTGCAGGATCAGATCAATGCAGGATCTGACATAATTCTGGACATGCAGTTCTGGCGCAGTGTACATGACATAACTTTCAGAATAGCTGCTAACCCAGAAACTGATAGAAGAGCTCCTAACCCAGAGGCAGATTCTCCTGGAGATTCCTCAACTGCAATATCATCAAAAAATGACAGTACAGCTGGGTTTAAATGGCAGATGCTCCCATTCTTTTCTAGTATGTTGCTTGGTAAACTTCCTTGCAAACTTGACAGATCGAGTCCATTGTATGACATATTGTTTATGTTACACATTTTAGAGGGTTTAAACCGGTATTCCTTTCACCTTGTTTCTGATGAGAGAAACCATTCTTTTGCCCAAGGAACAATAACTAACCTTGATGATCTGAAGGCTGTAGTTTTCTCGATTCCTCAGCAGGAATTTGTTAGTGCCAAATTGACAGATAAACTGGAACAACAAATGCATGATCCTTTGGTTTCAATGTCCTGCTGCCTGCCTTTATGGTGCACCGAACTGATGTATGCATGCCCTTTCTTGTTTTCGTTTGAGGCGAGATGGAAGTATTTCCAACTGGCAGCATTTGGCTCTTTGAAAAACCATCATGGGCATATTGTGGATGCAATTGTTAATAGTGTGACAGAAAGGGGGTCTCCCCACTCACGGAAAAAGTTCAAAGTTGATCGTGATGATATACTTGTTTCAGCTGCTAAAATGATGAAGTCATATGCTAAGAGCAATGCTCTACTTGAAGTAGAATATAAAGAGGAAGTGGGTACTGGTTTAGGTCCTACAATGGAATTCTATACATTGATTAGTCATGAATTTCAGAAGTCTGGTCTGGGCATGTGGAGAGGGGACCTTCCTTGTGAAGCCGGTACTGATGATGCTCATATTTCTAGATTCGTGGTTGCCCCTAATGGACTGTTTCCTAGACCTTGGTCTGCTTCAGCAGACTGTGCTTCCTTTCAAGTAGTGAGCAAACATTTTCACCTACTTGGTCAGGTTGTTGCAAAAGCAATTAAAGATGGCAGGATTCTCGACATTCCATTTTCTAAAGCATTCTACAAGCTTACCCTTGGACAG GAGCTTAATATATATGATATCCAGTCATTTGATTCTGAGCTGGCAATATCCCTTATGGAGTTTCAAGCCATTGCTTGTCGGAGAAAATATGCAGAGTCAAATTTGACGAGGGACTGCCAGATAATGTCTGATCTGACTTATCGAGGTTGTAGAATAGAGGATCTTGCTATTGATTTTGCTCTCCCTGGGTATCCAGATTATATGCTCTCAGGAAGTAGCTCTGGCAGT TTGAATGTTGAGAATTTGGAAGAATATGTTCATCATGTTGTCGAGGCAACGGTTAAAAGTGGCATTGCAAAACAGATGGAGGCTTTTAAGTCAGGATTTAATGAG GTATTTCCACTAAACAAACTCCAGGTTTTCTCAGAGGATGAGCTAGAGCGATTACTCTGTGGTGAACAAGATACTTGGGAT TTTGGGAAACTTGTGGATCATATCAAATTTGATCATGGTTACACTTCCAGCAGCCCTCCTGTCATTAAT CTGTTGGAAATCATACAAGAGTTTGGATCCCATCAACGCAGAGCTTTCTTGCAATTTATAACGGGTTCACCTCGGCTTCCGCCAGGTGGCTTGGCCGCACTAAATCCAAAGTTCACGGTTGTTCGAAAG CATAACAGCAATGACGCTGACAGTGATCTGCCGAGTGTGATGACTTGTGCCAACTATCTTAAGTTACCTCCATACTCTTCTAAG GAAAAGATGAGGGAAAAACTGATCTATGCGATCACAGAAGGCCAGGGGTCCTTCCACCTATCTTAA
- the LOC120698416 gene encoding nuclear transcription factor Y subunit B, which translates to MADAPASPGGGGGSHESGSPRGGAGGGGGGVREQDRFLPIANISRIMKKAIPANGKIAKDAKETVQECVSEFISFITSEASDKCQREKRKTINGDDLLWAMATLGFEDYIEPLKVYLQKYREMEGDSKLTAKTGDGSIKKDALGHGGASSSATQGMGQQGAYNQGMGYMQPQYHNGDISN; encoded by the exons ATGGCGGACGCGCCAGCGAgccccgggggcggcggcgggagccacGAGAGCGGGAGccccaggggcggcgccgggggcgggggcggcggcgtcaggGAGCAGGACAGGTTCCTGCCCATCGCCAACATCAGCCGCATCATGAAGAAGGCCATCCCGGCCAACGGGAAGATCGCCAAGGACGCCAAGGAGACCGTGCAGGAGTGCGTCTCCGAGTTCATATCCTTCATCACCAGCGA GGCGAGTGACAAGTGccagagggagaagaggaagaccATCAACGGGGACGACCTACTGTGGGCCATGGCCACGTTGGGGTTCGAGGACTACATAGAACCCCTCAAGGTGTACCTGCAGAAGTACAGAGAG ATGGAG GGTGATAGCAAGTTAACTGCAAAAACTGGCGATGGCTCTATTAAAAAGGATGCCCTTGGCCATGGGGGAGCAAGTAGCTCAGCCACACAAGGG aTGGGCCAACAAGGAGCGTACAACCAAGGAATGGGTTATATGCAACCTCAG TACCATAACGGAGACATCTCAAACTAA
- the LOC120698415 gene encoding uncharacterized protein LOC120698415 has product MSSGAVAASDPGGGEPKLVPGADVAMTEADGVVAAPAAEAKGEGKAAVAADDGQEGGDAAAAALSDLLYATESAGMIGVEGPGGEPVEEGVNGGEYGRLEAGAESLQKETEGKPVPVGDVAADAGQEAEAARYAASNHEEAESNEPEENHVNAERGTESNEIGYGVAHSGKEIQNNVPGEVGGSSKIHEDDGAPAADQPDDGSEMLPQTGEQFPDSGNGPSSNEEDSSLGNVIQGARYSLPPLDKGSFQVADLVWGKVKSHPWWPGEIFDPSDASELALKHQKKGSRLVAYFGDNTFAWCDESQLKPFVSNYSHMEKQSSSDAFVGSVNNALEELSRRILSGMSCSCLPEELADNGMSYTVDNAGLKEGVTCSAVNRSEIIKCFSPENLLHYIKELALFPGQGGDLLELVIACSQLTSFYRSKGCPELASFQTGDAWVEDGLGLDGMDTSATQNAMVEEVVVNEVHPTQDKPKRGRGRPRKQKPVDDQVVMEKKNTSNRANDTTYDEKQMLMDFDDFDNLQNKKKRNFESFEDSEKASAPTGGSSFKIGECIRRAASQLTGSSIVKAQNEPTGYKNAAETENGEFDISSDDAVDELTVEKRAKRRRLHRNHTADPKELLSQLCLVATEPMSGYSFSAMIISYFNDYRNYIVSTTTEANIVEKATSRTGRKRKEVLPSPEVETTDHMQDSYWSGLSLHNHPIHDLRKDGSSTRPRRRRRSSRHTYVPLSELGDSVPKKQIQVMERSIIHVDEKMVDELKPTALVLSFGRSASIPSEYDLVKMFSRYGPLKEAETEVDKDTNTVKVVFKKRIDAERAFSVAGKYGTFGPSLRSYRLVNMPFSLKTLSTNNPVKHPEGHGTEIPGSSKSEAPKDDMEVDQVHKTEEAEVMGELSVEQVENVKQTSLMESSDATFTNQVVDERAGKMDTELIGHVNQIGTAAHAAAVAEGSSEQIGNAEQAYTQKEALTGGLPEIPHSGAVTGASTGGAVDEIQLSDAPNQVSTGDTTNTFQVEAASEAQILHFDATIKESAQDVSGDMQMDVVTEAPKQDQISGDNTVFEAVTEAPDAAQVRTEDGTADEVPEECMVPPVLQSQTSCEKLVEQDATEQKVGSEVPKLEDETFAAEPVVPGAVEQEVEVESKTTVEVSGEQVYSTEKTVQVEAVTEASGGQLEVGRQTPEDESMADATTNSTVMVEEIVEAKAVAVEENIENNNVSAIGVAEETAEGEIKEEASVEKGEIENNAAADTLAGETREGEITVEAPDGKAHNEAIAETITGETAEGQSAAEVPLGEARTTEEMIEDVKELDDKASLAEKPAEDATVITPDERTTVGKTLEGAKVEQLNEKTTTAETTVEDAMVEPSDTNASEAEKTAKSATRKAPDEKGTAAEKTIEDTTVEAQDVQAGASE; this is encoded by the exons ATGAGCTCGGGGGCCGTGGCGGCCTCGGATCCGGGGGGTGGCGAGCCGAAGCTGGTGCCGGGCGCTGACGTGGCGATGACCGAAGCAGATGGCGTGGTGGCTGCGCCTGCCGCCGAGGCTAAGGGGGAGGGGAAGGCTGCGGTCGCGGCGGATGATGGCCAGGAAGGGGGAGATGCGGCGGCTGCCGCGTTGAGCGACCTGCTTTACGCGACGGAGTCGGCTGGTATGATTGGTGTAGAAGGACCTGGTGGTGAGCCAGTGGAGGAAGGGGTGAACGGTGGCGAGTATGGGAGGCTGGAAGCTGGAGCTGAAAGTCTGCAGAAAGAGACGGAGGGGAAGCCGGTTCCGGTGGGAGATGTAGCTGCTGATGCTGGTCAAGAAGCAGAAGCAGCTAGGTATGCTGCTTCCAACCATGAGGAAGCCG AATCCAATGAACCTGAAGAAAATCATGTAAACGCCGAGCGTGGGACAGAGAGTAATGAAATTGGTTACGGTGTAGCACATTCCGGTAAGGAAATACAGAACAACGTGCCAGGTGAGGTCGGGGGAAGCTCCAAGATCCATGAGGATGATGGAGCACCTGCAGCTGACCAACCGGATGATGGATCTGAAATGCTGCCGCAAACTGGGGAGCAGTTTCCTGACAGTGGAAATGGTCCTAGTAGTAACGAGGAGGATTCTAGTCTAGGAAATGTTATTCAGGGTGCTAGATACAGCCTGCCTCCTCTTGATAAAGGCAGTTTCCAAGTTGCTGATCTCGTCTGGGGTAAAGTAAAAAGTCATCCTTGGTGGCCTGGTGAAATTTTTGATCCATCAGATGCATCTGAATTGGCGCTGAAGCACCAGAAAAAGGGGAGCCGCTTGGTAGCTTATTTTGGTGACAATACTTTTGCATGGTGCGATGAATCCCAGTTGAAACCTTTCGTATCAAATTATTCACACATGGAGAAACAGAGCAGTTCAGATGCCTTTGTCGGGTCAGTTAATAATGCCCTTGAAGAACTTTCAAGGCGGATACTGTCAGGTATGAGCTGCTCTTGTTTGCCGGAAGAGCTTGCTGATAATGGCATGTCCTACACGGTTGATAATGCTGGCCTCAAGGAAGGGGTTACTTGCTCTGCAGTTAATCGGTCAGAGATCATAAAGTGTTTTAGTCCAGAAAACCTTCTGCATTACATTAAGGAGTTAGCTCTATTTCCTGGCCAAGGAGGTGATCTGTTGGAGTTAGTGATAGCATGTTCTCAACTTACTTCGTTCTATCGATCAAAGGGATGTCCTGAACTTGCATCATTTCAAACTGGTGATGCTTGGGTTGAGGATGGGCTGGGGCTGGATGGCATGGACACTTCAGCCACCCAGAATGCAATGGTCGAGGAAGTTGTGGTTAATGAAGTGCATCCTACTCAAGATAAGCCaaaaagagggagggggagACCTCGGAAACAAAAACCTGTGGATGACCAGGTGGTCATGGAGAAAAAGAACACGTCTAATCGGGCCAATGATACTACCTATGATGAGAAACAAATGCTTATGGACTTTGATGATTTTGACAACTTACAaaacaagaagaaaagaaaCTTTGAATCATTTGAAGATTCAGAGAAAGCATCAGCTCCAACTGGCGGTAGTTCTTTCAAGATTGGCGAGTGCATCCGGCGAGCTGCAAGCCAGCTGACAGGATCATCCATTGTGAAGGCTCAGAATGAACCAACAGGCTATAAGAATGCGGCAGAAACAGAGAATGGGGAATTTGATATCTCTAGTGATGACGCAGTTGATGAACTTACTGTGGAGAAGCGAGCAAAAAGGAGACGCTTGCACAGGAATCACACTGCAGACCCCAAGGAATTACTGTCACAGCTATGCTTAGTTGCAACAGAGCCAATGAGTGGGTATAGTTTCTCAGCAATGATAATCAGTTACTTCAATGATTACCGAAACTATATTGTTTCTACTACTACTGAAGCAAACATTGTTGAAAAAGCTACATCAAGGACggggagaaagagaaaagaggTTTTACCTTCTCCTGAAGTAGAGACAACAGATCATATGCAAGACTCTTATTGGTCTGGATTGAGCTTGCATAATCACCCAATTCATGACCTCAGAAAAGACGGTTCTTCTACAAGGCCAAGGCGTAGGCGGAGATCCTCAAGACATACATATGTACCTTTGTCGGAACTTGGAGATTCAGTTCCTAAGAAACAGATACAAGTGATGGAAAGGTCAATCATCCATGTCGATGAGAAGATGGTTGACGAGTTGAAGCCCACTGCACTTGTTTTGAGCTTTGGCAGGTCAGCTTCTATTCCTTCAGAATATGATCTCGTTAAGATGTTCAGTCGCTATGGGCCTCTGAAAGAAGCGGAGACAGAAGTAGACAAGGACACAAATACTGTTAAAGTTGTCTTTAAGAAACGTATAGATGCTGAAAGGGCTTTTAGTGTTGCTGGCAAGTATGGCACTTTTGGACCTTCGCTTCGAAGCTACCGTCTTGTGAATATGCCGTTCTCTCTAAAGACATTATCAACAAATAATCCTGTGAAACACCCTGAAGGTCATGGCACAGAGATTCCTG GTTCGAGTAAGTCTGAAGCTCCTAAGGATGACATGGAAGTTGACCAGGTGCACAAAACAGAGGAAGCAGAAGTTATGGGAGAACTTTCTGTTGAACAAGTGGAGAACGTGAAGCAAACATCTCTAATGGAATCTTCAGACGCTACATTCACCAATCAAGTTGTGGATGAGAGAGCTGGAAAGATGGATACTGAGCTAATTGGCCATGTTAATCAAATTGGAACAGCAGCACATGCTGCAGCTGTAGCTGAAGGTTCATCTGAGCAAATTGGCAATGCTGAGCAAGCTTACACTCAGAAGGAAGCCTTGACCGGTGGTCTACCTGAGATTCCTCATTCAGGAGCTGTAACTGGTGCATCAACTGGAGGCGCGGTTGATGAAATACAGCTGAGTGATGCTCCAAATCAAGTATCGACTGGTGATACAACTAATACATTCCAAGTGGAAGCTGCTTCAGAGGCACAAATTTTACATTTTGATGCTACAATAAAAGAGTCAGCTCAAGATGTTTCAGGAGATATGCAAATGGATGTTGTAACTGAAGCCCCCAAACAGGATCAAATTTCTGGAGATAATACTGTGTTCGAAGCAGTCACTGAAGCACCAGATGCTGCACAAGTTCGTACTGAGGATGGTACTGCTGATGAAGTTCCAGAAGAGTGCATGGTACCTCCTGTGTTGCAGAGTCAAACCTCCTGTGAAAAACTGGTGGAACAAGATGCAACTGAGCAAAAAGTGGGATCTGAAGTTCCAAAGTTGGAAGATGAAACATTTGCTGCAGAACCTGTTGTACCAGGTGCAGTCGAGCAAGAAGTTGAGGTGGAATCCAAAACTACTGTTGAAGTATCTGGCGAACAAGTCTACAGTACTGAGAAAACTGTTCAAGTGGAAGCTGTGACAGAAGCATCAGGTGGACAACTTGAGGTGGGAAGACAAACTCCAGAAGATGAATCTATGGCTGATGCAACCACCAACTCTACGGTCATGGTTGAGGAAATTGTGGAGGCAAAAGCAGTTGCAGTCGAGGAGAATATTGAAAATAATAATGTTTCTGCTATAGGAGTAGCTGAGGAGACTGCTGAAGGTGAAATTAAGGAGGAAGCATCAGTGGAGAAGGGGGAAATAGAAAATAACGCTGCTGCTGACACACTAGCTGGGGAGACCAGAGAAGGTGAAATTACAGTCGAGGCACCAGATGGGAAAGCACACAATGAAGCTATTGCTGAAACAATTACTGGGGAGACAGCTGAAGGTCAATCTGCGGCTGAAGTaccgcttggagaagctagaaCAACTGAGGAAATGATAGAGGATGTTAAGGAGCTGGATGATAAAGCTTCATTAGCTGAGAAACCCGCAGAAGATGCCACGGTTATAACACCAGATGAGAGGACTACAGTTGGTAAGACTCTTGAGGGTGCCAAGGTTGAGCAACTGAATGAGAAAACTACTACAGCTGAGACAACTGTGGAGGATGCCATGGTTGAGCCATCAGATACAAATGCCTCTGAGGCTGAAAAAACTGCGAAGAGTGCCACACGTAAAGCACCAGATGAGAAAGGTACAGCAGCAGAGAAGACTATAGAGGATACCACGGTTGAGGCACAAGATGTACAAGCAGGTGCTAGTGAGTAA